One part of the Onychomys torridus chromosome 13, mOncTor1.1, whole genome shotgun sequence genome encodes these proteins:
- the Zscan30 gene encoding zinc finger and SCAN domain-containing protein 30 isoform X2, translating into MFREATALACHAPEGQNGLSAVKVEEENVWRQDFSLQGSLQSQELFRQQFRQFGYSDFTGPREALNQLQKLCQQWLRPEEHSKEQILELLVLEQFVAILPVELQAWVQEHRPGNGEEAVTLLEELEREFDEPKQQDTAHGSEMICKEMTLMGTQKSPSSPLQSLENHCRSEPQEPQVFQEQDEATLPFRVEDGDELSLSIFM; encoded by the exons ATGTTCAGAGAGGCCACAGCCCTGGCCTGTCATGCTCCAGAAGGACAGAATGGACTCAGCGCTGTGAAGGttgaagaagaaaatgtctgGAGGCAGGACTTCAGTCTTCAGGGGAGCCTCCAGAGCCAGGAGCTTTTCCGCCAACAGTTCAGACAGTTTGGCTACTCCGACTTCACTGGGCCCCGGGAGGCTCTGAACCAGCTGCAGAAGCTTTGCCAGCAgtggctgaggccagaggagcaTTCCAAGGAGCAGATCCTGGAGCtgctggtgctggagcagttTGTGGCCATCCTGCCTGTGGAGCTGCAGGCATGGGTGCAAGAGCACAGACCCGGAAACGGAGAGGAAGCTGTTACTctgctggaggagctggagagggaaTTTGATGAACCGAAACAACAG GACACAGCTCATGGCTCTGAAATGATCTGCAAAGAAATGACACTCATGGGAACACAGAAGTCTCCAAGTAGCCCACTGCAGTCCTTGGAGAACCATTGCAGGAGTGAACCCCAGGAGCCCCAGGTTTTCCAGGAGCAAGATGAGGCAACCCTACCATTTAGGGTTGAGGATGGAG
- the LOC118594946 gene encoding zinc finger protein 271, with protein MLDDAPWSCDPPRFLERPRELPEASLCSLGLRFNCVNVRNVGVLVESRSVQLCPVEIQFSCDSQEHQLLSDGETKIKIGEPASEEEMTENVETLTEESGSLQEDALQNSIGKEFWELGDELNDQNLLKQRQYNCNECGQSFAWNTGLVRHQRIHWEKAYECDECGKAFRISSALVLHQRIHTGEKPYPCNWCIKSFSRSSDLIKHQRIHTGEKPYKCDECGKAFSQSSDLIIHQRIHTGEKPYQCSHCSKSFSQRSDMVKHQRIHTGEKPYMCNQCNKHFSQSSDLIKHQRIHTGEKPYKCDVCGKAFSQSSDLILHQRIHTGEKPYSCRQCNKSFSQNSDLTKHRRIHTGEKPYKCNECGKAFNQSSVLILHQRTHTGEKPYLCNQCIKTFSRLSDLINHQRIHTGEKPYPCSQCSKMFSRRSDLIKHYRTHTGEKPYECDECGKTFSQSSNLILHQRIHTGEKPYPCSGCSKSFSRRSDLIKHQRIHTGEKPYTCNVCNKSFSQSSDLTKHQRIHSGDKPYHCDSCDKAFSQSSDLILHHRIHTGEKPYACTQCTRRFSQNSDLTKHQRIHTGEKPYKCNVCGKTFSQCSALTLHQRIHTGEKPHPCVQCGKSFSRRSDLINHQRIHTGEKLQI; from the exons ATGCTTGATGATGCACCATGGAGCTGTGATCCTCCCAGATTCCTAGAGCGGCCGAGGGAGCTTCCGGAAG CTAGCCTGTGCTCACTGGGCCTTCGATTCAACTGCGTGAACGTCCGAAATGTTGGGGTGCTAGTGGAATCACGAA GTGTTCAGTTGTGCCCCGTGGAGATCCAGTTCAGTTGTGACTCTCAGGAGCATCAGCTTCTATCAG ATGGTGAGACTAAGATCAAGATTGGAGAGCCAGCTTCAGAGGAGGAGATGACAGAAAACGTTGAAACACTGACTGAAGAATCTGGCAGCCTCCAGGAGGATGCTCTCCAGAATTCCATAGgcaaagaattctgggaattggGGGATGAATTGAATGACCAGAACCTCTTAAAACAAAGACAATATAACTGTAATGAATGTGGCCAAAGCTTTGCTTGGAATACAGGTCTTGTTAGGCACCAGAGAATTCACTGGGAGAAAGCTTATGAATGTGATGAGTGTGGGAAGGCCTTTCGTATAAGCTCAGCCCTGGTTCTGCATCAGAggattcatactggagagaaaccctacccTTGTAATTGGTGTATTAAAAGTTTCAGTCGGAGCTCAGACCTTATTAAACATCAAAGAATCCACACTGgtgaaaaaccttacaaatgtgatgaatgtgggaaagccttcagtcAGAGCTCAGATCTTATTATACATCAGAGAATCCATACAGGAGAAAAACCCTATCAGTGCAGTCATTGTAGTAAAAGTTTTAGCCAGCGCTCAGACATGGTTAAACATCAGAGaatccacactggagagaagccttataTGTGTAACCAGTGTAACAAACATTTCAGTCAGAGTTCTGATCTTATAAAACATCAAAGAATCCACACTGGGGAAAAACCATATAAGTGTGACGtttgtgggaaagccttcagtcAGAGCTCCGATCTTATTCTACACCAGAGAATCCATACTGGGGAGAAGCCATATTCATGTCGTCAGTGTAACAAAAGTTTTAGTCAGAATTCAGACCTTACTAAACACAGAAggattcacactggagagaaaccgtaTAAATGCAATGAATGTGGAAAGGCTTTTAATCAGAGCTCAGTTCTTATTCTGCATCAAagaactcatactggagagaaaccctatctatgTAATCAGTGTATCAAAACCTTCAGTAGGCTTTCAGATCTTATTAATCATCAAcgaattcacactggagagaagccttaccCATGTAGTCAGTGTAGTAAAATGTTTAGTAGAAGGTCAGATCTTATTAAACATTATAGAACCCATACTGgtgagaagccctatgaatgtgaTGAATGTGGTAAAACTTTTAGTCAGAGTTCCAACCTTATTCTCCACCAGAGaatccacactggagaaaaaccataTCCTTGTAGTGGTTGTTCTAAAAGTTTTAGTCGTCGTTCAGATCTCATAAAGcatcaaagaattcatactggagaaaaaccataCACGTGTAATGTGTGCAATAAAAGTTTTAGTCAAAGTTCAGATCTCACTAAACATCAGAGAATACATTCTGGTGACAAGCCCTACCACTGTGACAGCTGTGACAAAGCCTTCAGTCAGAGTTCTGACCTTATCCTTCACCATAGAATCCACACGGGAGAAAAaccatatgcatgtacacagtgCACCAGACGTTTCAGTCAGAATTCAGACCTTACTAAACACCAGAGaatccacactggagagaaaccatataaaTGTAATGTGTGTGGGAAGACTTTCAGTCAGTGCTCAGCTCTAACCCTTCATCAGAgaatccatactggagagaaaccacacCCATGTGTTCAATGTGGCAAGAGCTTTAGTAGGCGCTCTGATCTCATTAACCATCAAAGAATCCACACTGGTGAAAAACTACAAATATGA